The nucleotide sequence TGGTCGAGCGCCGCGACCCAATCGCCGATCGACGCGCCGGCCTTCGGCCATGCTGGTGCCACGAGCACATCGGTCACCCCAACGAGCAGATCACCCGGCTTCAGCCCGAGCGTTTGGAACACGTCCTTGGTCGCGACCGGCACGCGCGGATTGATCATCACGCAAGGCAGAACGGGCAGCGCGAGCGGTTGCAGATTCTCGCCGACGCCGGTCATGGTGCAGGCGCGCGAGGGCACGCAGACCGGGACGTCGGCACCCGTCTTCAGCGCCACGGCCTGCAGGCGCGGATCGTCGAGCGACAGCCCGTTGAGCTTCGCCAGCAGCCGCAGTGCCGCGGCCGCATCGGCCGAGCCGCCACCGATGCCCGCCGCGACCGGCAGCACCTTCTCAAGGGTGAAGGCGCCGAGCTTCAGCCCGGGCACAGCCTCGGCCAGCAGGCGGGCCGCCTTGAGCACAAGATTGTCGGAGGTGTCGCCACAGGCGTCCGCGAGCGGCCCGGTCGTGGTCAGCGTCAGCCCCTCGCCCGGCAGCAGCGTGAGCTGGTCGGCGCAGTCGGCAAACGCCACGACGCTTTCGAGATCATGATAGCCGTCGACGCGGCGGCCGACGACGCGCAGGGTGAGATTGACCTTGGCGCGGCCCTGCTCCTGCAGCGCGCCGGTGACCGTGGACGCCAACATCGGCGCAATGCCCCCAAGCTCTGAGGTGGCGGAGATCCGGCAACGCGATCAGCCCCAGGCCGAACGCAGCTGGCCCCACCACACCTTCATCGAAATCAATCCGGGCTCCCCGGCAAGCCGAGGAGCCCGTGATGGCTTCAAATTCCTGATCGGTACGATCTAACCGCCCTTGCCGTCGTCCTTCTTGGCGTCGGCCGGCGTATCCTTGGTGTCGGCGCTGGCGGCGGCCGGCGCTGGATCGTCGGTGAGGCCGTTCTGGATCTTGGCCTCGATCTTCGGCAGCTCCTCGGCCTCCGGCTTCAGGTCGCGGGCATGGGCCCACTGGAACTTGGCTTCCAGCTTGCGGCCGATCTTCCAATAGGCGTCGCCGAGATGGTCGTTGATGGTCGGATCCTCGGGCTTCAGATCGATCGCGCGCTCAAGGTTCTTCACCGCCTCTTCGTAGTTGCCGATGCGGTAATAGGCCCAGCCGAGCGAGTCGACGATGTAGCCGTCGTCGGGACGCTGCTCGACGGCGCGCTTGATCATCTTCATGCCTTCGTCGAGATTGACGCCCTGGTCGATCCAGGAATAGCCGAGATAGTTCAGCACGTGCGGCTGGTCGGGCTGCAGCTCGAGCGCCTTGCGCATGTCGGCCTCGGCCTTCGGCCACTGCTTGGAACGCTCCAGGCAGATGCCGCGATAGTAGTAATAGACGCTGTTGGCCTTGTCGTTGTTCGCCGGCAGCGAATCGACGCCGAGCGAATAGGTCTTGGCGCAATCGGCGAACTTCTTGCGGCCGCGCTCGATGTTGCCGAGCGCCATGATGGCTTCGAGATCCTTCGGATCCTGCGCGATCACGTCCTTGAGGATCTTGATCGCGTCGTCGCTGCGATCGGCGCTGTCGAGATCGGTCGCGAGCTGGATCTGCGCATTGCGCTTCAGCGGCGAGCTCGCCGGCACCCGCTCATAGACCTTGATCGCCATCTGCGGCTTCTTCACCGTCTCGTAGAGATCGGCGAGCGACAGCAGCGCCAGCGGATGGTTCGGCTGCAGATGCAGCGCGAGCTGCAGATAGACCAGCGCGAGGTCCTCGCCGCCGCGGCGGCTCAGGGTGGCGCCGATGCCGTACAGCGCCTCGGCGGCGCCGGCCTGCGGCGAGTCGACCAGCGGCGGCAGCTTCTTGCCGGCCTTGGTGTCGCGCAGGCCTTCCTGCACCAGCGGATGACGCGCGAGCTTCTTGTCGAACGCCTCATAGATCGCGGTGGCGGAGGCCGCGTCCTTGTTGCGCGATAGCCAGTGCGCATAGGCCTCGGTGATGCGCAGCATCGAATCGTCGAGCTTGTAGGCGCGCTCGAAGCGGGCGCCGGCTTCCTTCTCCTTGCCGGCGAGCTCCAGGATCATGCCGGCGTGGAGGTCCTTGAACAGCGGATACCATTCCGGGCCGGTCAGCTTGTCGATGGTGGCGACGGCGCCCTTGGCATCGCCCGCGCCTGCGGTGGCCCAGGCCGACAGCAGGGTGGCGACGAGGTCAGTGATCGGGCCGCGCACCGACTGATTGATGTTGTTCTGCGCGGCCGCGTACTTCTTCTGCTTGATGTCCTGCACGCCCATCACGAGACGGGCGATGCGGTTGGACTTGTCGACCGTGAGCACACGCTCGGCGAGCTTGACCGCTTCGTCGATGTCGCCGTCCGCAACCGAGGAGATGAAGGCGCGGTCGAGCAGTTCGTTGTTCTTCGGATCGCTGCGCAGTGCCGAGCGGTAGAACGCGGCGGCCGAGGCCGCGTCGCGCTCGACGCTGGCGTGGCGGGCGGCCAGATAGCTGCCCGAGGTGGTGAGCGACTTCAGATCGACGCTGCTCGGAAACTTGGCGGCGGTGTCAGCCGGATGATCCGGCGTCTGGGCCATAACGGCACCGGGGAGCAGCAAGGCGGCAATAGCAATGGCGGTCCAGCGATTGCGAATGGATAACATCACGGTGCGCTCTGGTTGTTGGATATGGATTGGTCGTATCGGACACGAACCCGGTCGGCCGCTCGTCAAGGCGCCGACAATGCCGCGTTTGGCGGCCAACCGCAAGGATTTGCAGGATATTCGGGTCAGCCGGGAGCCCCTTTGGCCAAGGTCTCCTGCGACAAACCGCGCCAAGATGGCCGTATCGTGGCCGGCTGCCCCTGCCAGGGCCGCCGGCTCACGCAATCGTGCGTTAACTCTAGATTACATCGCTTCGTAGTTCGGGCCGCCGCCGCCTTCCGGAGGAACCCAGGTGATGTTGCCGTTGGGATCCTTGACGTCGCAGGTCTTGCAGTGGACGCAGTTCTGCGCGTTGATCACGAAGCGGGGGCTGGTGCCGTCCTCGACCCACTCGTACACGCCGGCCGGGCAATAGCGGTTCGACGGGCCGGCATAGACGTCGTGCTCGGAGCTCTTCTGCAGCGCCATGTCGGCAACCTTCAGATGCACCGGCTGGTCTTCCTCATGATTGGTATTCGAGAGGAAGACCGAGGACAGCTTGTCGAAGGTCAGCTTGCCGTCCGGCTTCATCGCAGGTCTGGGCTGGTGCGCCTTGGCGGGATCGAGCGTGGCGCGATCCGGCTTGGCGTGCGACTGGGTGCCGAACAGCGAGAAGCCGAGCGTGTTGCACCACATGTCGAAGCCGCCGAGGACGACGCCGAGCACGGTGCCGAACTTCGACCACAGCGGCTTGACGTTGCGGACCTTGAACAGGTCCTCCCCGACCGGCGAGCCGCGCCAGGCGTTCTCGTAACTCACGAGCTCATCATTGGCACGGCCCGCAGCGAGCGCGGCATTGACGTGCTCGGCCGCGAGCATCGCGCTGCCCATCGCATTGTGCACGCCCTTGATGCGCGGCACGTTGACGAAGCCAGCCGCGCAGCCGATCAGCGCGCCGCCGGCGAACGACAGCCGCGGCACCGACTGATAGCCGCCTTCGGTGATGGCGCGCGCGCCATAAGCGAGGCGCTTGCCGCCTTCGAACACGCCGCGGATCGAGGGATGCGTCTTGAAGCGCTGGAATTCCTCGAACGGCGACAGATAGGGATCGTCGTAGTTCAGGTGAACGACGAAGCCAACGGCGACGAGATTGTCGTCGTAGTGATACAGGAACGAGCCGCCGCCGGTCTTCATGTCGAGCGGCCAGCCGAACGAATGCTGGATCAGGCCCTTCTGGTGCTTGGCGGGATCGATCTGCCAGACCTCCTTGAGGCCGATGCCGAATTTCGGCGGCTCGCTCTTGGCGTCGAGTGCGAACTTCGAAATCAGCTGCTTGGAGAGGCTGCCGCGCGCGCCTTCGGCGAACAGCGTGTACTTGCCGAGCAGCTCCATGCCGCGGGTGAAGGAGGCTTTCGGCTTGCCGTCCCGGCCGATGCCCATGTCGCCGGTGGCGATGCCGCGCACCGCGCCCTGCTCATCGTAGAGCACCTCTGCCGCCGCGAAGCCCGGATAGATCTCGACGCCGAGCGCCTCGGCCTTGCGCGACAGCCAGCGACAGACATTGCCGAGCGAGCCGATGTAGCAATGATGGTTGTCCATCAAGGGCGGCATCGCAAAGGCCGGCAGCGAGACCGCGCTGCTCTCGGTCATCCAGAAGAACTTGTCGACCTGGACCTGGGTCTTCAGCGGGCAGTCGTCATCGGTGCGCCAATCCGGGATGAGCTTGTCGAGCGCGACCGGATCGATCACGGCGCCGGACAGGATGTGCGCGCCGACCTCGGACCCTTTCTCGACCACGACGACGTTGAGATCGGCATTGAGCTGTTTCAGCCGGATCGCGGCGGTCAGGCCCGACGGGCCGGCGCCGACGATAACGACGTCGAACTCCATGGATTCGCGCTCGGGTAATTCTTCGGTGCTCATGTCTCTCGATCTCAAGGCCCGGCTGATGCAGCTGGATGTGGTCCCTGCCGCCCCCCGGCGCAAGCAAAGGTCAAACCCGAGAGCTGCAATAGCAACAATGACTTAACTAGGGTTCCTCAAGGCGTTCGCGTTTCGCTGGAGGCTGATCCTGAGGGGAGCGAAGGCGGCCGCCGGAACACTAGGGCGTTCCGTCCCGTTTTTGGGTTATTCCAAGCTCTTGTTTCCGATTTTTCCGGGCAGGACAACCACGTAAATGCATTCCGCCATGCGCGGAGACGGCGTAGACTGTCGCAGTTGACGATCATGATGCCCCCCGAGCCCCTCCCCGACGTCCGGCAGCTGCTCGCCTTCTATCTGGAGGCCGGCGTCGACTGCGCGCTCGCCGATGAGCCGATCAACCGGTTGGTCGAGCCCGACCCCGCGCCGGCGGCCGCACCTGTCGCGCGGCAGGCCACAGCGCCGCAGCCCGGCCGGCCGGGCGCGCCTGCGATCATTCCGCCGCGCGGAGAACCGCCGCCGCCGCCGGACGCGGCGATCGCCTCGGCGCGCGAGGCCGCGCGCACCGCGCCGACG is from Bradyrhizobium sp. ORS 285 and encodes:
- a CDS encoding 4-(cytidine 5'-diphospho)-2-C-methyl-D-erythritol kinase yields the protein MLASTVTGALQEQGRAKVNLTLRVVGRRVDGYHDLESVVAFADCADQLTLLPGEGLTLTTTGPLADACGDTSDNLVLKAARLLAEAVPGLKLGAFTLEKVLPVAAGIGGGSADAAAALRLLAKLNGLSLDDPRLQAVALKTGADVPVCVPSRACTMTGVGENLQPLALPVLPCVMINPRVPVATKDVFQTLGLKPGDLLVGVTDVLVAPAWPKAGASIGDWVAALDQVKNDLEPPALKVQPIIGTVLDALRASSGVLLARMSGSGATCFAIYGSAADAKAAGVAIAAAHPEWWVHAGTLS
- a CDS encoding tetratricopeptide repeat protein, with the protein product MLSIRNRWTAIAIAALLLPGAVMAQTPDHPADTAAKFPSSVDLKSLTTSGSYLAARHASVERDAASAAAFYRSALRSDPKNNELLDRAFISSVADGDIDEAVKLAERVLTVDKSNRIARLVMGVQDIKQKKYAAAQNNINQSVRGPITDLVATLLSAWATAGAGDAKGAVATIDKLTGPEWYPLFKDLHAGMILELAGKEKEAGARFERAYKLDDSMLRITEAYAHWLSRNKDAASATAIYEAFDKKLARHPLVQEGLRDTKAGKKLPPLVDSPQAGAAEALYGIGATLSRRGGEDLALVYLQLALHLQPNHPLALLSLADLYETVKKPQMAIKVYERVPASSPLKRNAQIQLATDLDSADRSDDAIKILKDVIAQDPKDLEAIMALGNIERGRKKFADCAKTYSLGVDSLPANNDKANSVYYYYRGICLERSKQWPKAEADMRKALELQPDQPHVLNYLGYSWIDQGVNLDEGMKMIKRAVEQRPDDGYIVDSLGWAYYRIGNYEEAVKNLERAIDLKPEDPTINDHLGDAYWKIGRKLEAKFQWAHARDLKPEAEELPKIEAKIQNGLTDDPAPAAASADTKDTPADAKKDDGKGG
- a CDS encoding electron transfer flavoprotein-ubiquinone oxidoreductase, with translation MSTEELPERESMEFDVVIVGAGPSGLTAAIRLKQLNADLNVVVVEKGSEVGAHILSGAVIDPVALDKLIPDWRTDDDCPLKTQVQVDKFFWMTESSAVSLPAFAMPPLMDNHHCYIGSLGNVCRWLSRKAEALGVEIYPGFAAAEVLYDEQGAVRGIATGDMGIGRDGKPKASFTRGMELLGKYTLFAEGARGSLSKQLISKFALDAKSEPPKFGIGLKEVWQIDPAKHQKGLIQHSFGWPLDMKTGGGSFLYHYDDNLVAVGFVVHLNYDDPYLSPFEEFQRFKTHPSIRGVFEGGKRLAYGARAITEGGYQSVPRLSFAGGALIGCAAGFVNVPRIKGVHNAMGSAMLAAEHVNAALAAGRANDELVSYENAWRGSPVGEDLFKVRNVKPLWSKFGTVLGVVLGGFDMWCNTLGFSLFGTQSHAKPDRATLDPAKAHQPRPAMKPDGKLTFDKLSSVFLSNTNHEEDQPVHLKVADMALQKSSEHDVYAGPSNRYCPAGVYEWVEDGTSPRFVINAQNCVHCKTCDVKDPNGNITWVPPEGGGGPNYEAM